Proteins from one Sphingopyxis terrae subsp. terrae NBRC 15098 genomic window:
- a CDS encoding OprO/OprP family phosphate-selective porin translates to MRPTLTAALLATTMFCIPTTAHAQAMSAEEAAALRAELAALKAKVETLEDRLDAATAPGAVPSGTVTAATPALAPVTAAAAPAKPGPDIAWKGAPEIKTADGWSFKPRGRIQLDLASIDAPPGVTDTHGGLATEFRRVYLGVDGKIPGGISYRVEADVANSSVELTDVYLTYGTGPLSITAGQIKPFWSLEEMTSDLFTSFAERAAFTQAFGFERRVGLSGQYKGKALLVQGGVFGDNANDLLSDSDNSMSVDGRLVWMPRFGDTQLHLGASAHWRKANDGPSAVRYAARPFVHTTNSRLVDTGTFTATSERGLGLEGALIAGPFHVASEGFWQTARRPGLADPTFFGGYAEVGYVLTRGDRRGYKDGSFDRLVPSRPITAGGPGAIEINARYDHLDLSDAGITGGRQRTLGVAVVWAPIPYLRLTANYGHLMYDDAAIGSTSGDRNYSADAFGLRTQIDF, encoded by the coding sequence ATGCGTCCGACCCTGACCGCCGCCCTGTTGGCGACGACGATGTTCTGCATCCCCACAACCGCGCATGCGCAGGCGATGAGTGCGGAGGAAGCCGCCGCGCTGCGCGCCGAACTGGCTGCCCTCAAGGCCAAGGTCGAGACGCTCGAAGACCGCCTCGATGCCGCGACCGCGCCGGGCGCCGTTCCATCGGGCACGGTGACCGCAGCGACGCCAGCACTCGCCCCGGTAACGGCCGCGGCAGCCCCCGCGAAACCCGGCCCGGACATCGCGTGGAAGGGCGCGCCCGAGATCAAGACCGCCGATGGCTGGAGCTTCAAGCCGCGCGGCCGCATCCAGCTCGATCTCGCCAGCATCGACGCGCCGCCGGGGGTTACCGACACGCATGGCGGCCTCGCGACCGAATTCCGCCGCGTGTATCTGGGCGTCGACGGCAAGATTCCGGGCGGAATCAGCTACCGCGTCGAGGCGGATGTCGCGAACAGCTCGGTCGAACTGACCGACGTCTATCTGACCTATGGCACCGGCCCGCTCTCGATCACCGCCGGGCAGATCAAACCTTTCTGGTCGCTCGAGGAAATGACGAGCGATCTCTTCACCAGCTTCGCTGAACGCGCCGCCTTTACCCAAGCCTTCGGTTTCGAGCGGCGCGTCGGCCTGTCGGGCCAGTACAAGGGCAAAGCGCTGCTCGTGCAGGGCGGGGTGTTCGGCGACAATGCCAACGACCTGCTGAGCGATTCGGACAATAGTATGAGCGTCGACGGCCGGTTGGTGTGGATGCCCCGCTTCGGCGATACCCAGCTTCACCTCGGGGCGTCGGCGCACTGGCGCAAGGCGAATGACGGGCCGAGCGCGGTGCGTTACGCCGCGCGGCCCTTTGTCCACACGACGAACAGCCGGCTTGTCGACACCGGCACATTCACCGCGACGAGCGAGCGCGGACTGGGGCTTGAGGGCGCATTGATCGCCGGCCCCTTCCACGTCGCCAGCGAAGGCTTCTGGCAGACCGCGCGCCGCCCTGGCCTTGCCGACCCGACCTTCTTTGGCGGCTATGCCGAAGTCGGCTATGTGCTGACGCGCGGCGATCGCCGCGGTTACAAAGACGGCAGCTTCGACCGGCTCGTGCCGTCGCGCCCGATCACCGCGGGCGGCCCCGGCGCGATCGAGATCAACGCCCGGTACGACCATCTCGACCTCAGCGATGCGGGGATCACCGGAGGGCGCCAGCGCACGCTGGGCGTCGCGGTTGTGTGGGCA